The DNA region CACGACGCAAAAGAATGCGACGAAAAGAACGCGAAGATATGCTACTTTCAACGCGGGATGATCTTATTGAAGAGAATACTTTGCTAGAAAAAGAGTATGCGCATCTCCAAAGAGTATTGCAGGAAGCACATCACATTGTTGCAATGATCCAGAACTGTCAAGCATTGTTTCAACAAAAATTTCAAAGAAGGTAGGAAGAATTTAATGGTTTGTCCTATTGCTCTACCAGAGGACCACACGGGGGCAGGTGATTGCTGCTGTGAGAGAGCTTTAGCTTACATTTGTCAACGCAAGTTGCTAGCAAACAGAACAGGTCATTAGCCAACCCATATTTTATATCGCGTTTTGTCAAATCGTCGGCCGGGTTCACTTTTGCACATCCCGTCATTTGGCTGCCTCAGCTTTCATCAACTCAGGGAGCCTCCTGTTGCACTTTCTTCGTTAATCTTTACCTTTACTGAAAGTCGACTAATTTGTAATAGAAAATTTCCCGGCGATAAGTTTGTTCATGCGGCTTCATCGATTCCTCTTTGGCCTCTTTTGGCGTTTGTAGGTGGTGGAGTGTGCCGCGAACATTCAGGCAAAGATAGGACACTCGGTCGAATTTGGTATTCTTTAAGTCGGACACACATCTGCAGCATCATTTATGATCTTTTAGGGATCAGTGACGCACTGCTCAACACTCTTTCAAATTTCATGGGAAGTCAAGTCATAAACGAAATCGTTAGGTCATATCATACTCAAACGCGGATCCACGTAAAGTCAATTTTACTCATCCAGACCAGTACGCCATCAGACGCTCATTTACCTAAATAGAACATCTCAAACTATCAAAGTTATGACCGATAAACCAAGCGGCACTCCAAATTTAAGGTAGAATTGCAAAGGCAATCGAGGATTCCGACGTCAACGCTGCATACGGCTTCCACAGAAGTGGTACTACAGGTCTTTTGAACCACGGATCAAACTCTAACTGTGAGTCAATCCCGAAAGGAGACTGGCCACGACCTCGAACGCCAATTCACGAACCTTGGATCTGCATCACAATTTTCCAATGAGCATGTCAAATCAATACCAGAAAAGACAAGCGAGTCTTGACGTCAACCGTCAAAACTGATATTTACGAGGAAGGAACACATGAACCAAGCTGCGTCTTCGACAATCAACCGCATTGCTGAACTCGAAAACGCGTCCGGAAGGGACAGAATCAGAGAACACGATGGCAAACCCACAAGCGAGCCACCTATTGTGCACAAAAACGAGGCCAAAAGCTCTACCAGCTGCTCACAGATTGTGCCCCACACTTCCCCTTCGGCCCTGCACCTTCTCAAATCAGCTGTGCAACGAgtgcaacaagaagaaatatTGGCTGCCGAGGCATTACCTACACCTTTTATAGGCGTTTTGCGATTTGGCCCTGGCAAAGCTGTCCCTAGGAAAAGAATTAGTCCTTCTGGTAAGCGGCCGAGACATACAAATGACCGTTCATTTTCTGAAGCATGGATGCTCGAATTACTCGACAAAGTCGATCCTGAAGCTATCAATCCCTTGGTAGCATTTGCCGCAGCCTTAAAAGACATCCCGGATGAGGAGAAGACTGGATACTACAACACCTTGCGGGAAGCACCCGACTTGATTGCTTGTGAGTCGAATCCACTCATTTTCTTAAAATTTCATTCGGACAATGTCGAGGCAGCTGCTCAGCGCTTTGCACTGTTCTGGCAGGAACGGTATCGGATCTTTGGGGAAAGAGCTTATCTACCGATGGATTCCACTGGAAATGGTGCGATGTCACGCCAAGATCTGATCGTCTACAACTCACAGTACCTCTTTGTGTTGCCTCGAGACGATGCCGAGGAGTCTGTTGTTTGCTATACGCCGTCCTTAGTGGATGTGGACTGTAAAGAGCGCATGAGATGCGTTTTCTATACATTTTTCCAAGTATTTAAGAATCCGATGTCATCGAAAACAGGATTCACTGCCATAACAGTCTTCGACAAGATTGGTATGGAACGTGCTTACGGTAGAAAGCACCCCGCGGATCTGCTGCGAGATGCATTTCCAATGCGAATGAAAAAAATCCATGCTGTTCTGTTGCTGGATAGCGAGCACGTGACCTACTTCAAACAAAGATCAGAGCCTCTATTTATACAGCTTTACTCTTGCCCCCTGAACACGCATTTCGAGGGAACAAAAGAGGAGATAGCAAGTTCATTGGTTTCATCCGGGTTCAGAAGTGCTACTCTCCCGGAATCTGTCGGCGGCATGCTCCGATACTGCGATGTCGAAGAGGCTTTTACAAAAcaacgacaaaaagaaacagTAGAAGAAATAGAACGCATGAAAATGAGAAAACGCCTATCGGCAACTGCTTCTGACATTTCCGAGGCGGCCTACGACCTTTCAGCCACGGAAGCAGATATCACACGCTCGGATAGCGACGACAGCGCATCCCGATGGAAGATGAGGCGACGACGTCAACTGAACAACGAAGCGTCAAAGcgaaagagaagaaaaatCAAGCAACACGAACACGATTTAGAGAAACAATGTGCGGCATTGAGAGAGCAAAATGCAAGGCTCAAAAGCGGCAATTATCAATTGCAACGTCTTTTGATACAGGCGCAAGAAATTGTCACTGTGTATGAGGAACGCATTCTCCACCCGAATCGTGCGATTCAAAACACTAACCAGCTCAATTCCATGATAAGCAACGAAAATCATCAGGTAGTAGTCCAGCCCAGCACGACTGCGCTTTCGACACCTGTACCCGTCACTCGTCTTGCCGATGCTATAGGACAGCCTTCTGGTTTTTCTGCACACTTTCTACTCTCACCTGAAGATCCATTTAAATCCAACGCAGTGAGCCTGGCTGACGTTCGTTTGCTCCCGGGAGGCTTGTACGAGCGACCAATCCAATCAGATACCATCGGACAAAGCGAAACAAAAATGCCGGATTGTGAACGAAAGGCCCGGGTACCTTAGTTTCATCGGCCCTAACATGCGGATATGTCCAGCGCTATTTACGAATAGAGTTCCTCTTGTGAAACGCGCTCTTTCAGTTTATAGTACTAACAGTCAAATACTTGATGGATGGTACA from Phaeodactylum tricornutum CCAP 1055/1 chromosome 18, whole genome shotgun sequence includes:
- a CDS encoding predicted protein; translation: MNQAASSTINRIAELENASGRDRIREHDGKPTSEPPIVHKNEAKSSTSCSQIVPHTSPSALHLLKSAVQRVQQEEILAAEALPTPFIGVLRFGPGKAVPRKRISPSGKRPRHTNDRSFSEAWMLELLDKVDPEAINPLVAFAAALKDIPDEEKTGYYNTLREAPDLIACESNPLIFLKFHSDNVEAAAQRFALFWQERYRIFGERAYLPMDSTGNGAMSRQDLIVYNSQYLFVLPRDDAEESVVCYTPSLVDVDCKERMRCVFYTFFQVFKNPMSSKTGFTAITVFDKIGMERAYGRKHPADLLRDAFPMRMKKIHAVLLLDSEHVTYFKQRSEPLFIQLYSCPLNTHFEGTKEEIASSLVSSGFRSATLPESVGGMLRYCDVEEAFTKQRQKETVEEIERMKMRKRLSATASDISEAAYDLSATEADITRSDSDDSASRWKMRRRRQLNNEASKRKRRKIKQHEHDLEKQCAALREQNARLKSGNYQLQRLLIQAQEIVTVYEERILHPNRAIQNTNQLNSMISNENHQVVVQPSTTALSTPVPVTRLADAIGQPSGFSAHFLLSPEDPFKSNAVSLADVRLLPGGLYERPIQSDTIGQSETKMPDCERKARVP